A genomic region of Carettochelys insculpta isolate YL-2023 chromosome 7, ASM3395843v1, whole genome shotgun sequence contains the following coding sequences:
- the MORN4 gene encoding MORN repeat-containing protein 4 isoform X1 codes for MTLTKGSFTYASGEEYCGEWKEGRRHGVGQLTFADGGTYLGHFENGLFHGCGVLTFSDGSRYEGEFAQGKFSGVGVFTRYDNMTFEGEFRSGRVDGFGLLTFPDGSHGVPRSEGFFENNKLLRREKCPAVIQRAQSASRSAHNLPA; via the exons ATGACCCTGACCAAGGGCTCCTTCACCTACGCCAGCGGGGAGGAGTACTGTGGGGAGTGGAAGGAAG GCCGCAGGCACGGCGTTGGCCAGCTGACCTTTGCGGACGGTGGTACCTACCTGGGCCACTTTGAGAACGGGCTCTTCCATGGCTGCGGGGTCCTCACCTTCTCCGACGGCTCCAG GTACGAGGGGGAGTTCGCGCAGGGCAAGTTCAGCGGCGTTGGCGTCTTCACGCGCTACGACAACATGACCTTCGAGGGGGAGTTCAGGAGCGGGCGTGTGGACGGCTTCG gtcTCCTGACCTTCCCCGACGGCTCCCACGGGGTGCCCCGCAGCGAGGGcttctttgagaacaacaagctGCTGCGGCGGGAGAAGTGCCCGGCTGTGATCCAGAGGGCGCAAAGTGCCTCCAGGTCCGCACACAACCTCCCAGCCTGA
- the MORN4 gene encoding MORN repeat-containing protein 4 isoform X2: MTLSAGKQEWCSHSPLSGLDRCSLALPGAGTMTLTKGSFTYASGEEYCGEWKEGRRHGVGQLTFADGGTYLGHFENGLFHGCGVLTFSDGSRYEGEFAQGKFSGVGVFTRYDNMTFEGEFRSGRVDGFGLLTFPDGSHGVPRSEGFFENNKLLRREKCPAVIQRAQSASRSAHNLPA; this comes from the exons ATGACTCTGTCCGCTGGGAAGCAGGAGTGGTGCTCACACAGCCCCCTCTCGGGGCTTGACAG GTGCAGTCTCGCCCTCCCAGGAGCTGGCACCATGACCCTGACCAAGGGCTCCTTCACCTACGCCAGCGGGGAGGAGTACTGTGGGGAGTGGAAGGAAG GCCGCAGGCACGGCGTTGGCCAGCTGACCTTTGCGGACGGTGGTACCTACCTGGGCCACTTTGAGAACGGGCTCTTCCATGGCTGCGGGGTCCTCACCTTCTCCGACGGCTCCAG GTACGAGGGGGAGTTCGCGCAGGGCAAGTTCAGCGGCGTTGGCGTCTTCACGCGCTACGACAACATGACCTTCGAGGGGGAGTTCAGGAGCGGGCGTGTGGACGGCTTCG gtcTCCTGACCTTCCCCGACGGCTCCCACGGGGTGCCCCGCAGCGAGGGcttctttgagaacaacaagctGCTGCGGCGGGAGAAGTGCCCGGCTGTGATCCAGAGGGCGCAAAGTGCCTCCAGGTCCGCACACAACCTCCCAGCCTGA
- the PI4K2A gene encoding phosphatidylinositol 4-kinase type 2-alpha: MDESSPLVSPQRAQAAAYGLPAGPGPGAAVRAAPSPPGSPRGRDRERQPLLERGAAGGRGAGPPAGAGGGGGGGAGAQRERNDFPDDPEFAEVVRLAEAASERGIFPERIYQGSSGSYFVKDPQGKIIGVFKPKNEEPYGQLNPKWTKWLQKLCCPCCFGRDCLVLNQGYLSEAGASLVDQKLELNIVPRTKVVHLASETFNYSAIDRVKSRGKRLALEKVPKVGQRFNRIGLPPKVGSFQLFVEGYKDADYWLRRFEAEPLPENTNRQLLLQFERLVVLDYIIRNTDRGNDNWLIKYDCPLDSTSVRDSEWVVVKEPIIKLAAIDNGLAFPLKHPDSWRAYPFYWAWLPQAKLPFSQEIKDLILPKISDPNFVKDLEEDLYELFKKDPGFDRGQFHKQIAVMRGQMLNLTQALKDGKSPLHLVQMPPVIVETARSHQRSASESYTQSFQSRKPFFSWW; encoded by the exons ATGGACGAGAGCAGCCCGCTGGTGTCCCCGCAGCGGGCCCAGGCCGCCGCCTACGGGCTGCCCGCGGGGCCGGGCCCAGGCGCTGCGGTGCGGGCCGCGCCCTCCCCGCCCGGCTCCCCCCGCGGCCGCGACCGCGAGCGGCAGCCGCTGCTGGAGCGGGGCGCGGCGGGCGGCCGGGGCGCGGGGCCGCCGGCgggggcgggcggcggcggcggcggcggggcgggggcccaGCGCGAGCGGAACGACTTCCCCGACGACCCCGAGTTCGCCGAGGTGGTGCGGCTGGCGGAGGCGGCCAGCGAGCGCGGCATCTTCCCGGAGCGCATCTACCAGGGCTCCAGCGGCAGCTACTTCGTCAAGGACCCGCAGGGG AAAATCATCGGCGTGTTCAAGCCCAAGAACGAGGAGCCCTACGGGCAGCTGAACCCCAAGTGGACCAAGTGGCTGCAGAagctgtgctgcccctgctgcttcggCAGGGACTGCCTGGTGCTCAACCAGGGCTACCTGTCCGAGGCGGGCGCCAGCCTGGTGGACCAGAAGCTGGAGCTGAACATCGTTCCCCGCACcaag GTGGTGCATCTGGCCAGTGAGACTTTCAACTACAGCGCCATCGACCGGGTGAAGTCCCGTGGGAAAAGGCTGGCCCTGGAGAAGGTGCCAAAAGTTGGGCAACGGTTCAACCGCATCGGCCTGCCGCCAAAG GTGGGCTCCTTCCAGCTCTTCGTGGAGGGCTACAAGGACGCCGACtactggctgcggcgcttcgaggCAGAGCCACTCCCCGAGAACACCaaccggcagctgctgctgcagtttgaGCGGCTGGTGGTCCTGGACTACATCATCAGGAACACAG ATCGAGGCAACGATAACTGGCTGATCAAGTACGACTGCCCCTTGGACAGCACGAGCGTgcgg GACTCTGAGTGGGTAGTGGTGAAGGAGCCCATCATCAAGCTGGCAGCCATAGACAACGGCCTGGCCTTCCCCCTGAAGCACCCTGACTCCTGGAGAGCAT ACCCCTTCTACTGGgcgtggctgccccaggccaaaCTCCCCTTCTCGCAGGAGATCAAGGACCTGATCCTGCCGAAGATCTCCGACCCCAACTTCGTCAAAGACCTGGAGGAGGATCTGTATGAACTTTTCAAG AAGGACCCTGGCTTCGATCGGGGGCAGTTCCACAAGCAGATTGCTGTCATGAGGGGCCAG ATGCTGAACCTGACGCAGGCGCTGAAGGACGGGAAGAGCCCCCTCCACCTGGTGCAGATGCCGCCGGTGATCGTGGAGACAGCACGCTCCCACCAGCGCAGTGCCAGCGAGTCCTACACACAGAGCTTCCAGAGCCGCAAGCCCTTCTTCTCCTGGTGGTAG
- the AVPI1 gene encoding arginine vasopressin-induced protein 1, with amino-acid sequence MGTPASVACDAPRRQAPAGRARAGAAANIFQHVGLRELRRLFRRSGDERAEERAQLVWERAGGWRQLRPTRRGRRPGPGAPESRALQLLSFPRLEDGSAPAAAAGSARQPPATPGRGPRSRQRKKRPGPAGYLHQLQP; translated from the exons ATGGGCACCCCGGCCTCCGTGGCGTGCGACGCCCCCCGCCGCCAGGCGCCCGCGGGCCGGGCCCGGGCGGGAGCCGCGGCCAACATCTTCCAGCACGTGGGGCTGCGGGAGCTGCGGCGGCTGTTCCGGCGCAGCGGGGACGAGCGGGCGGAGGAACGAGCCCAGCTGGTCTGGGAGCGGGCCGGGGGCTGGCGCCAGCTCAGGCCGACGCGGCGGGGGCGGCGGCCGGGCCCGGGAGCTCCGGAGAGCCGggcgctgcagctcctcagcttcCCCAG GCTAGAGGACGGCAGCGCCCCTGCGGCAGCCGCCGGCAGCGccaggcagccccctgccacccccggGAGAGGGCCGAGGAGTCGGCAGAGGAAGAAGAGGCCTGGCCCCGCCGGCTacctgcaccagctccagccGTGA